In one Solanum dulcamara chromosome 1, daSolDulc1.2, whole genome shotgun sequence genomic region, the following are encoded:
- the LOC129896825 gene encoding TMV resistance protein N-like isoform X2, translating into MASSSSFTSDSQYCPRWKYDVFLSFRGEDTRRTFMGHLYEGLKNRGIFTFQDDKMLEQGDSISEELLKAIEESQVALVVFSRNYATSRWCLNELVKIMECKEEENRQTVIPIFYDVDSSHVRYQSESFAVAFAKHESRYKDDVEGMRKVQGWRKALTAAADLKGYDIRDGIESEKIQQIVDHISSKFCKSAHSVSFLQDVVGISAHLEKLKSKLQIEINDVRILGIWGIGGVGKTTIAKAIFDRLSYQFKAACFLADIKENAKKNQLHSLQNTLLSELLRKKDDYVNNKYNGKCVIPSRLCSMKVLIVLDDIDHGDHLEYLAGDLCWFGNGSRVIVTTRNRHLIEKDDAIYEVPILPDHEAIQLFNQHAFKKEIPDERFKKFSLEVVNHAKGLPLALKVWGSLFHKKGLTQWRRTVDQIKKNSNSEIVEKLKISYDGLEAEEQNIFLDIACFFRGDERKKVMQILESCDFGAEYGLDVLIDKSLVFISKNDRIEMHDLIQDMGKYIVKMQKDSGKPSRIWDVEDFKDVMMDNTGTMAMEVIWFTPVERLFFNKYDVMKNMQRLRILCICYMINFSMIPNSHDGSIVIPNNLCWFVWRGYPCKLLPESFNLRRLVHLDLPWSSLHQLWNETKQLPSLRRLYLCGSRRLKRTPDFTGMPNLEHLNLAYCISLEEVHHSLGCSRKLIELNLHLCDRLERFPYVNAESLQYLNLVGCSRLEKFPEFVGIMKPDLKINMSSSGIRELPLPITRKRPRMSSSRKMKPPLPIIRARPYMLSSGITELPLPIIPARAHSAKLDLSYMKNLVALQISICKLKGLVKLHVSRCSKFKSLPEEIGDLEKLELDASYTLISRPPSSIVRLNKLKLLTFEKEKAEDRAFFVFPQVNEGLHSLEDLDLSYCNLIYGGLPEDIGSLSSLKWLNRGGNNCEHLPRSIAQLGALRSLDLFDCKRLTQLLEFPQQLDTIHAEWRNSICNSLLQNISSLQRDISFSDSLLLRVFTSDRVDIPDWFHDWEIGTSTVLVELPENWYLSDNFLGFAVCYTGQLSDMITAHLIPLCDDEMSSMTQQFSLSNHSKYTCRTVFSLVPLAGLWDASNANGKTPNDYRRSRLFSTGEMKKFGVRLMYKDKHHEEASCSSSMPRIEIKYRMGGKMLTLGTQIADEWQD; encoded by the exons ATggcatcatcttcttcttttacgAGTGATTCACAGTACTGTCCTCGATGGAAGTACGATGTCTTTCTAAGTTTTAGAGGTGAAGACACTCGGAGAACATTTATGGGTCACTTGTATGAAGGTTTGAAAAACAGAGGAATATTCACCTTTCAAGATGATAAAATGCTAGAGCAAGGCGATTCCATCTCAGAAGAACTCTTGAAAGCTATCGAAGAGTCTCAAGTTGCACTAGTCGTTTTCTCAAGGAATTATGCTACATCAAGGTGGTGCTTGAATGAACTAGTGAAGATCATGGAATGCAAGGAGGAAGAAAATAGACAAACAGTCATACCGATCTTCTATGATGTGGATTCATCACATGTTCGATACCAAAGTGAGAGCTTCGCAGTAGCATTTGCCAAACATGAATCGAGGTATAAGGATGATGTTGAAGGGATGCGGAAGGTGCAAGGATGGAGAAAGGCCCTAACTGCTGCTGCAGATCTAAAAGGATATGATATTCGTGACGG GATTGAATCAGAGAAAATTCAACAGATCGTCGATCACATCTCTTCTAAATTTTGCAAGAGTGCTCATTCTGTATCTTTTTTGCAAGATGTTGTGGGAATAAGTGCTCATTTAGAGAAACTAAAATCCAAACTTCAAATAGAGATCAATGATGTTCGGATTTTAGGGATCTGGGGAATAGGCGGGGTCGGTAAAACGACAATAGCAAAAGCCATCTTTGATAGACTATCTTATCAATTTAAAGCTGCTTGTTTTCTTGCTGATATTAAAGAAAATGCTAAAAAGAATCAACTGCATTCTTTACAAAATACCCTTCTCTCTgaacttttaagaaaaaaagatgatTACGTCAATAATAAGTATAATGGAAAGTGCGTGATTCCGAGCAGACTTTGTTCTATGAAGGTGCTGATTGTGCTTGATGACATAGATCATGGTGATCATTTGGAGTACTTAGCAGGTGATCTTTGTTGGTTTGGTAACGGAAGTAGAGTTATTGTAACAACTAGAAATAGACATTTGATTGAGAAGGATGATGCAATATACGAAGTGCCTATACTACCTGATCATGAAGCTATTCAATTGTTCAATCAGCATGCTTTCAAAAAAGAAATTCCAGATGAGCGTTTTAAGAAGTTCTCGTTGGAGGTAGTAAATCACGCCAAAGGTCTTCCTTTAGCCCTCAAGGTTTGGGGTTCTTTGTTTCATAAGAAAGGCCTAACTCAGTGGAGAAGAACTgtagatcaaataaagaaaaactcTAATTCAGAAATTgttgaaaaactcaaaataagTTATGATGGGTTGGAGGCCGAAGAGCAAAACATATTTCTAGATATCGCGTGCTTCTTCCGCGgagatgaaagaaaaaaagtcaTGCAAATCCTTGAGAGCTGTGATTTTGGAGCTGAATACGGATTGGATGTCTTAATTGACAAATCTCTTGTGTTCATCTCTAAAAATGATAGAATTGAAATGCATGACTTAATACAAGATATGGGTAAATACATAGTGAAAATGCAAAAAGATTCCGGAAAGCCTAGCAGAATATGGGACGTTGAAGATTTCAAAGATGTGATGATGGACAATACG GGGACCATGGCAATGGAAGTAATCTGGTTTACTCCTGTTGAAAGACTATTCTTTAACAAATATGACGTAATGAAAAATATGCAAAGGCTTCGGATATTATGCATATGTTATATGATCAATTTTTCTATGATACCCAATAGTCATGATGGTTCCATTGTCATTCCCAACAACTTGTGTTGGTTTGTCTGGCGTGGTTATCCTTGCAAGTTATTGCCAGAAAGTTTTAATCTCAGAAGGCTTGTTCATCTTGATCTCCCATGGAGTTCGTTGCATCAATTATGGAATGAAACAAAG CAGCTGCCGTCACTACGGAGGCTATATCTATGTGGCTCAAGAAGGCTGAAGAGGACACCCGATTTCACGGGGATGCCAAATTTGGAGCATTTGAATCTAGCGTATTGTATTAGTCTTGAAGAGGTTCACCATTCCCTGGGATGTTCCAGAAAACTCATTGAGTTAAATTTGCATCTTTGTGATAGACTCGAGAGGTTTCCATATGTTAATGCAGAATCTCTTCAATATCTAAATCTAGTGGGTTGCTCTAGGTTAGAGAAATTTCCAGAATTCGTCGGAATAATGAAGCCGGATTTAAAGATTAACATGTCATCGTCTGGGATAAGGGAACTGCCATTACCTATCACTCGTAAGCGACCAAGGATGTCATCGTCTCGGAAAATGAAACCGCCATTACCTATCATTCGTGCGCGACCTTACATGTTATCGTCTGGGATAACGGAACTGCCATTACCTATCATTCCTGCGCGAGCTCATTCTGCAAAGCTAGATTTGAGTTATATGAAAAACCTTGTAGCTCTTCAAATCAGCATTTGTAAGTTAAAAGGTTTGGTGAAGCTACATGTATCGCGCTGCTCAAAATTTAAAAGCTTGCCGGAAGAGATAGGCGATTTAGAAAAGTTGGAGCTTGATGCCAGCTATACTCTAATCTCACGACCTCCATCTTCCATCGTCCGCTTGAACAAGCTTAAATTGTTgacttttgaaaaagaaaaagcagAAGATAGAGCGTTCTTTGTGTTCCCTCAGGTGAATGAAGGGTTACATTCGTTGGAAGATCTGGATCTCAGTTACTGCAATTTAATATATGGAGGACTTCCAGAAGACATTGGATCCTTATCCTCTTTGAAGTGGTTGAATCGCGGGGGAAATAATTGTGAGCATTTGCCTCGAAGCATAGCCCAGCTTGGTGCTCTTCGATCCTTGGACTTATTTGATTGCAAGAGGCTTACACAGCTGTTAGAATTTCCACAACAATTAGACACAATACATGCAGAATGGAGGAATTCGATCTGTAATTCGTTGCTTCAGAATATCTCATCATTGCAGCGTGACATCTCCTTTTCAGATTCCCTTTTACTAAGAGTGTTTACGAGTGACAGGGTGGATATCCCTGATTGGTTCCACGATTGGGAAATAGGTACAAGTACTGTATTAGTCGAATTGCCTGAGAATTGGTATTTGTCGGAtaacttcttgggatttgctGTATGTTACACTGGCCAATTAAGTGATATGATCACAGCTCATTTGATTCCCTTATGTGATGATGAGATGTCGTCAATGACCCAACAGTTTTCCTTATCCAACCATTCTAAATATACTTGTCGTACTGTTTTTTCCTTGGTACCTCTTGCTGGCTTATGGGATGCATCTAATGCAAATGGAAAAACACCAAATGACTATAGGCGCAGTAGGTTATTTTCCACTGGAGAAATGAAGAAGTTTGGAGTTCGTTTGATGTATAAAGATAAACATCATGAAGAGGCCAGTTGCTCCTCTTCTATGCCCAGGATTGAGATTAAATATAG GATGGGTGGGAAGATGCTTACTTTGGGGACACAAATTGCAGATGAATGGCAGGATTAA
- the LOC129896825 gene encoding TMV resistance protein N-like isoform X1: MLLNFKNMKYLLILDFLPLCRIESEKIQQIVDHISSKFCKSAHSVSFLQDVVGISAHLEKLKSKLQIEINDVRILGIWGIGGVGKTTIAKAIFDRLSYQFKAACFLADIKENAKKNQLHSLQNTLLSELLRKKDDYVNNKYNGKCVIPSRLCSMKVLIVLDDIDHGDHLEYLAGDLCWFGNGSRVIVTTRNRHLIEKDDAIYEVPILPDHEAIQLFNQHAFKKEIPDERFKKFSLEVVNHAKGLPLALKVWGSLFHKKGLTQWRRTVDQIKKNSNSEIVEKLKISYDGLEAEEQNIFLDIACFFRGDERKKVMQILESCDFGAEYGLDVLIDKSLVFISKNDRIEMHDLIQDMGKYIVKMQKDSGKPSRIWDVEDFKDVMMDNTGTMAMEVIWFTPVERLFFNKYDVMKNMQRLRILCICYMINFSMIPNSHDGSIVIPNNLCWFVWRGYPCKLLPESFNLRRLVHLDLPWSSLHQLWNETKQQLPSLRRLYLCGSRRLKRTPDFTGMPNLEHLNLAYCISLEEVHHSLGCSRKLIELNLHLCDRLERFPYVNAESLQYLNLVGCSRLEKFPEFVGIMKPDLKINMSSSGIRELPLPITRKRPRMSSSRKMKPPLPIIRARPYMLSSGITELPLPIIPARAHSAKLDLSYMKNLVALQISICKLKGLVKLHVSRCSKFKSLPEEIGDLEKLELDASYTLISRPPSSIVRLNKLKLLTFEKEKAEDRAFFVFPQVNEGLHSLEDLDLSYCNLIYGGLPEDIGSLSSLKWLNRGGNNCEHLPRSIAQLGALRSLDLFDCKRLTQLLEFPQQLDTIHAEWRNSICNSLLQNISSLQRDISFSDSLLLRVFTSDRVDIPDWFHDWEIGTSTVLVELPENWYLSDNFLGFAVCYTGQLSDMITAHLIPLCDDEMSSMTQQFSLSNHSKYTCRTVFSLVPLAGLWDASNANGKTPNDYRRSRLFSTGEMKKFGVRLMYKDKHHEEASCSSSMPRIEIKYRMGGKMLTLGTQIADEWQD, encoded by the exons ATGCTTCTGAActttaaaaatatgaaatactTACTAATACTTGACTTCCTCCCATTATGTAGGATTGAATCAGAGAAAATTCAACAGATCGTCGATCACATCTCTTCTAAATTTTGCAAGAGTGCTCATTCTGTATCTTTTTTGCAAGATGTTGTGGGAATAAGTGCTCATTTAGAGAAACTAAAATCCAAACTTCAAATAGAGATCAATGATGTTCGGATTTTAGGGATCTGGGGAATAGGCGGGGTCGGTAAAACGACAATAGCAAAAGCCATCTTTGATAGACTATCTTATCAATTTAAAGCTGCTTGTTTTCTTGCTGATATTAAAGAAAATGCTAAAAAGAATCAACTGCATTCTTTACAAAATACCCTTCTCTCTgaacttttaagaaaaaaagatgatTACGTCAATAATAAGTATAATGGAAAGTGCGTGATTCCGAGCAGACTTTGTTCTATGAAGGTGCTGATTGTGCTTGATGACATAGATCATGGTGATCATTTGGAGTACTTAGCAGGTGATCTTTGTTGGTTTGGTAACGGAAGTAGAGTTATTGTAACAACTAGAAATAGACATTTGATTGAGAAGGATGATGCAATATACGAAGTGCCTATACTACCTGATCATGAAGCTATTCAATTGTTCAATCAGCATGCTTTCAAAAAAGAAATTCCAGATGAGCGTTTTAAGAAGTTCTCGTTGGAGGTAGTAAATCACGCCAAAGGTCTTCCTTTAGCCCTCAAGGTTTGGGGTTCTTTGTTTCATAAGAAAGGCCTAACTCAGTGGAGAAGAACTgtagatcaaataaagaaaaactcTAATTCAGAAATTgttgaaaaactcaaaataagTTATGATGGGTTGGAGGCCGAAGAGCAAAACATATTTCTAGATATCGCGTGCTTCTTCCGCGgagatgaaagaaaaaaagtcaTGCAAATCCTTGAGAGCTGTGATTTTGGAGCTGAATACGGATTGGATGTCTTAATTGACAAATCTCTTGTGTTCATCTCTAAAAATGATAGAATTGAAATGCATGACTTAATACAAGATATGGGTAAATACATAGTGAAAATGCAAAAAGATTCCGGAAAGCCTAGCAGAATATGGGACGTTGAAGATTTCAAAGATGTGATGATGGACAATACG GGGACCATGGCAATGGAAGTAATCTGGTTTACTCCTGTTGAAAGACTATTCTTTAACAAATATGACGTAATGAAAAATATGCAAAGGCTTCGGATATTATGCATATGTTATATGATCAATTTTTCTATGATACCCAATAGTCATGATGGTTCCATTGTCATTCCCAACAACTTGTGTTGGTTTGTCTGGCGTGGTTATCCTTGCAAGTTATTGCCAGAAAGTTTTAATCTCAGAAGGCTTGTTCATCTTGATCTCCCATGGAGTTCGTTGCATCAATTATGGAATGAAACAAAG CAGCAGCTGCCGTCACTACGGAGGCTATATCTATGTGGCTCAAGAAGGCTGAAGAGGACACCCGATTTCACGGGGATGCCAAATTTGGAGCATTTGAATCTAGCGTATTGTATTAGTCTTGAAGAGGTTCACCATTCCCTGGGATGTTCCAGAAAACTCATTGAGTTAAATTTGCATCTTTGTGATAGACTCGAGAGGTTTCCATATGTTAATGCAGAATCTCTTCAATATCTAAATCTAGTGGGTTGCTCTAGGTTAGAGAAATTTCCAGAATTCGTCGGAATAATGAAGCCGGATTTAAAGATTAACATGTCATCGTCTGGGATAAGGGAACTGCCATTACCTATCACTCGTAAGCGACCAAGGATGTCATCGTCTCGGAAAATGAAACCGCCATTACCTATCATTCGTGCGCGACCTTACATGTTATCGTCTGGGATAACGGAACTGCCATTACCTATCATTCCTGCGCGAGCTCATTCTGCAAAGCTAGATTTGAGTTATATGAAAAACCTTGTAGCTCTTCAAATCAGCATTTGTAAGTTAAAAGGTTTGGTGAAGCTACATGTATCGCGCTGCTCAAAATTTAAAAGCTTGCCGGAAGAGATAGGCGATTTAGAAAAGTTGGAGCTTGATGCCAGCTATACTCTAATCTCACGACCTCCATCTTCCATCGTCCGCTTGAACAAGCTTAAATTGTTgacttttgaaaaagaaaaagcagAAGATAGAGCGTTCTTTGTGTTCCCTCAGGTGAATGAAGGGTTACATTCGTTGGAAGATCTGGATCTCAGTTACTGCAATTTAATATATGGAGGACTTCCAGAAGACATTGGATCCTTATCCTCTTTGAAGTGGTTGAATCGCGGGGGAAATAATTGTGAGCATTTGCCTCGAAGCATAGCCCAGCTTGGTGCTCTTCGATCCTTGGACTTATTTGATTGCAAGAGGCTTACACAGCTGTTAGAATTTCCACAACAATTAGACACAATACATGCAGAATGGAGGAATTCGATCTGTAATTCGTTGCTTCAGAATATCTCATCATTGCAGCGTGACATCTCCTTTTCAGATTCCCTTTTACTAAGAGTGTTTACGAGTGACAGGGTGGATATCCCTGATTGGTTCCACGATTGGGAAATAGGTACAAGTACTGTATTAGTCGAATTGCCTGAGAATTGGTATTTGTCGGAtaacttcttgggatttgctGTATGTTACACTGGCCAATTAAGTGATATGATCACAGCTCATTTGATTCCCTTATGTGATGATGAGATGTCGTCAATGACCCAACAGTTTTCCTTATCCAACCATTCTAAATATACTTGTCGTACTGTTTTTTCCTTGGTACCTCTTGCTGGCTTATGGGATGCATCTAATGCAAATGGAAAAACACCAAATGACTATAGGCGCAGTAGGTTATTTTCCACTGGAGAAATGAAGAAGTTTGGAGTTCGTTTGATGTATAAAGATAAACATCATGAAGAGGCCAGTTGCTCCTCTTCTATGCCCAGGATTGAGATTAAATATAG GATGGGTGGGAAGATGCTTACTTTGGGGACACAAATTGCAGATGAATGGCAGGATTAA
- the LOC129896857 gene encoding 8-hydroxygeraniol dehydrogenase-like, protein MAKSYENEHSIKAFGWAARDTSGVLAPFNFSRRVTGEKDVQFKVLYCGICHSDLHQLKNEWGNSKYPMVPGHEVVGVVTEVGSKVEKFKVGDKVGVGCMVGSCRKCENCSVDLENYCPGQIPTYNGYSSDGTLTFGGYSDMMVSDEHFVVHWPENLSMDAAPLLCAGITTYSPLKYFGLDKPGMNIGVVGLGGLGHMAVKFAKAFGTKVTVISTSANKKQEAIERLGADSFLISRDPEQMKAAMNTLDGIIDTVSAVHPILPLLMLLKSHGKLVMVGAPEKPVELPVFPLLMGRKLVAGSGIGGMKETQEMLDFAAKHNITPDIEVVPMNYVNTALERLLKSDVKYRFVLDIGNTLNKK, encoded by the exons atggcaaaatcataTGAAAATGAACACTCAATTAAGGCATTTGGATGGGCAGCTAGAGACACTTCTGGAGTTCTTGCTCCTTTCAATTTTTCAAGAAG GGTGACAGGTGAAAAAGATGTGCAATTTAAAGTTTTGTACTGTGGAATTTGTCATTCTGATCTTCATCAACTCAAGAATGAATGGGGTAATAGCAAGTACCCCATGGTGCCTGG GCATGAGGTTGTTGGTGTTGTAACCGAGGTTGGTAGCAAGGTAGAGAAATTTAAGGTTGGAGACAAAGTAGGTGTTGGATGTATGGTAGGATCATGTCGAAAATGTGAGAATTGTAGCGTTGATCTCGAGAATTACTGCCCTGGTCAGATTCCTACATACAACGGCTATAGCTCAGATGGAACCCTCACGTTTGGAGGTTACTCCGATATGATGGTATCTGATGAGCACTTTGTAGTACATTGGCCTGAAAACTTGTCGATGGACGCTGCTCCCCTGTTATGTGCTGGAATCACTACTTATAGTCCTTTGAAATATTTTGGACTCGATAAGCCTGGAATGAACATTGGTGTTGTTGGTCTTGGAGGACTCGGACATATGGCTGTTAAGTTCGCAAAGGCATTCGGAACCAAAGTGACTGTCATTAGTACATCTGCTAATAAGAAGCAAGAAGCAATTGAACGTTTGGGCGCAGACTCTTTCTTGATCAGCCGCGATCCTGAGCAAATGAAG GCTGCAATGAACACATTGGATGGGATCATCGACACTGTTTCCGCAGTGCACCCTATTCTTCCATTGCTTATGTTATTGAAATCTCATGGTAAGCTTGTTATGGTTGGTGCACCAGAAAAACCGGTGGAGTTGCCCGTGTTTCCTCTACTTATGG GAAGGAAGCTAGTGGCTGGAAGTGGCATAGGAGGGATGAAAGAGACTCAAGAAATGTTGGATTTTGCGgctaagcataacataacaccAGATATTGAAGTCGTGCCAATGAACTATGTTAACACCGCGTTGGAACGTCTTCTGAAATCGGACGTGAAGTATCGTTTCGTGCTCGATATTGGCAATACATTGAACAAGAAATGA
- the LOC129884984 gene encoding probable mannitol dehydrogenase — protein sequence MEAAPLLCARITTYIPLKYYGLDKTGMHIAVVGLGRHMSVKFAKAFGTKVTVISTSLSKKDEAIKHLGADSFLAAAGSFDGIIDTVSAIHHLLPLINLLKTHGKLVMFGAPEKPLELPVFPLLLGRKLLAGSRIGGMKETRDGRFRGEA from the exons ATGGAAGCTGCTCCCCTATTATGTGCAAGGATCACAACTTATATCCCATTGAAATATTATGGACTTGACAAGACTGGAATGCACATTGCTGTTGTTGGTCTTGGTAGACATATGTCTGTCAAATTTGCTAAGGCGTTCGGAACCAAAGTTACTGTCATTAGTACATCTCTTAGTAAGAAAGATGAAGCAATTAAGCATTTAGGCGCGGACTCTTTTCTG GCTGCAGCAGGGTCATTTGATGGCATCATCGATACTGTCTCTGCGATTCATCATCTTCTTCCATTGATTAATTTGTTGAAAACTCATGGGAAGCTTGTGATGTTTGGCGCACCTGAAAAACCACTAGAATTGCCTGTATTTCCCCTGCTTTTAG GAAGGAAGCTACTGGCGGGGAGCAGGATAGGAGGGATGAAGGAGACACGAGATGGTAGATTTCGCGGCGAAGCATAA